The following coding sequences are from one Syngnathus acus chromosome 14, fSynAcu1.2, whole genome shotgun sequence window:
- the LOC119133504 gene encoding peripheral-type benzodiazepine receptor-associated protein 1-like isoform X4, giving the protein MLCRDIMRKGGDNPLLLSSKKPYHGQTNYGPQLETAHAVLEVEDEEIRHLQEVTSRRAWRKSKIEAKSSARKTRLNLEQLLLMLSGKINSEQGVYKLHRQELELEKAIILCHLLETHQDFIHKRHIARQLTQDGGSFHVNQSRTSKIDPCLSKKNSKLDHPVQREASSDLCLDDTTSGAVDTCWSSALKIQHPPNTPCAHCNDQAPDYTQSTGANESPPSKCMDRNMENGADYRFLVRQNFELLRALDELKKTCSILREENCLLRKSSAPETEEKVRRLRRKNTELAVLAKRLEERARKLQEANLKMVSAPALIRPGSVEHYKRAFARQRARDLAQHADALLCKEKEIAALQQNFRELEAQLGTANGSPVPSVRVEFEKLLRESQREVLRLQRQLAVTSTTQHQNQNPDPGGPEKCETPAQMVDEEGKVVGETPPRVPLDESPSRCEKTPGEEEEESGLPVTPPHPGLSPTPPQEEKNSQKHLHYLESELTKKRKECENLEHEAKKRQKKCLDLESQLEDEQGKNEKLEEEAHLLRRKAQLLDQTRVDNDDLKEELSKVSAQHNSVLEENQRLCAKLENLEQVLKHMREVAERRQQLELEHEQALAILKFKQDEIKRLQRAQLFAKREHEGVVQMLESTLDCMQSKVRDLEEKCRSQSEQFGLLSRELEKFRLQASKSDLAGAALLNHPGLSVLTNGVGLSTDRDCTDGSWDMESLSEIAFWSLEGGDTPSCPEGNDVAAALRSMGSTPHAAGLSRAERSPLTKHRELPTISVSKSANSSSKSETANLTPKSEGHLSPHKSSPTHEVDTASEVEELDVDLAPAPYAASRGASKLQVFIARYSYNPYDGPNDNPEMELPLTAGEYIYVYGGMDDDGFYEGELVDGRRGLVPSNFVEPVSDDDVMGTDPPETIELSHNSSLHSASHQHHLHASVRASDRSELSSVCGPASASSNSALAVSAPLTNGLDLDLEEVGADTVPYPRKLTLIKQLAKSIIISWDPPSVPAGWGNVWSYNVYVDQELRLNVPFGAQTKAVLERLDINLKAYRVSVQSLTEKGLSDQLRCSMLIGRDVCVAPTQLRVDRLTATSANLSWLPSNSNYVHIVFLNEEECELVKAGCYSLCLNNLLPSLRYSVKVEARPHRTPWELPVERRQRTSATINFSTLMAVSCPQSGNAGPPDAPLDVQLEHGPSPGIALISWLPVTIDCAGTSNGVRVTGYTIYADKKKVLEVSSPTAGSALLGPSQIQSLQAAQELTVRTMSAHGESCDSFPVNVPSKMAAIMAGSLASAPVAPPHACEPVGTTNLPPLLSLGKSAANASPVCPSPPNRDISSLTAEAAANSPQVPHSPASFVKAWADPTSAPEATSPVTSLVTPVQMTCPAWSAPQAPPVMAVAQTPEAPPPAATTSDQRRDADSPGTIRPFPSITDFIEDPCAKLEAPERVPTPPEAPITDLLNPSDTLILRPPSTSPLDSEVEEEQENKRLVSIEEFLRQDKDPAYTKGQQSFGTEPPNDYLADNSRSDLSDILEEEEEVYSDHLAEAPNRGYTITAGRVTKSEPSDSDEDVLERILKLPLQPYHDKQLFNIPEVTEEEDGPSRHHIQIQQRPGHLQPRGFLRQYHHHPQQHHFNVDPGSLTKEPLTKQVKPKTQHRVHYSDAADAVGYAEEKEVRGCEGPATRRGPVRCPAPNKDRVLLRGLGDRLRREAMLRSQKAATAAASNSGHDPTPPPRTYPVSKTVRTVKSPIGRRMEIDVDYGTDDNEEADATGEVVLEQMSSEWWIESAPVEHRGPSYRQGRKTLEPSQLTRLEAGPSWGPDSKSVALQSQQPKGSFDSAKKKGDPSQLRIFVALFPYEPATMSPNPDAAEEELPFREGQIITVYGDKDSDGFYRGESAGRSGYVPCNMVSEIQVEDEETRQQLLQQGFLSTPAPVEKIGTRTHAQLPRRPVPPAKPRRSKKVESATLWEESVDSSSQDARSQAAAAPAANSAPGSRRMVAIFDYDPRESSPNTDIEAELTFSAGDIIHVIGDMDEDGFFYGDLNGQRGLVPSNFLQALAEDAAAEHASAQPAPEHKKESQGSSSIDQQDPRPSTNHDTFIPQEEPPCPQPTEDSEPLAVSSTLEPDPASPPAPHPALADCSAAGKKKKGFFSKGKKLFKRFGSSKKE; this is encoded by the exons ATGCTGTGCCGTGACATAATGAGAAAAGGCGGCGATAACCCTCTGCTATTATCATCCAAGAAACCTTACCACGGCCAGACAAACTATGGACCGCAGCTAGAAACTGCACATGCTGTCTTGGAAGTGGAGGATGAAGAGATAAGGCACCTACAGGAGGTGACTTCCAGACGTGCATGGCGAAAAAGTAAGATTGAGGCCAAGAGCTCCGCACGCAAAACGCGATTGAATCtggagcagctgctgctgatgctgtCTGGGAAGATAAATAGTGAGCAGGGAGTCTATAAATTGCATAGGCAGGAATTGGAGCTGGAAAAAGCCATCATCCTCTGCCACCTGCTGGAAACCCACCAAGATTTTATACACAAAAGACACATTGCAAGACAATTAACCCAAGATGGTGGGAGCTTCCATGTAAATCAATCTAGGACCTCCAAAATTGACCCTTGTTTATCCAAGAAGAACAGCAAACTGGACCACCCGGTACAGCGGGAAGCAAGCAGTGACTTGTGTTTAGATGACACCACCAGTGGAGCAGTGGACACCTGTTGGAGCAGTGCTCTAAAAATTCAGCACCCTCCAAACACTCCTTGTGCACATTGCAACGACCAGGCCCCCGACTACACACAGTCAACTGGTGCAAATGAGTCCCCTCCCTCCAAATGCATGGACAGAAACATGGAG AATGGTGCAGACTACCGCTTTCTGGTACGTCAGAACTTTGAACTATTGCGAGCGTTGGACGAACTTAAGAAGACATGCAGCATACTGAGGGAGGAAAATTGCCTGTTG CGGAAGAGCAGTGCTCCAGAAACGGAGGAGAAGGTCCGACGCTTGAGGAGGAAGAACACGGAACTGGCAGTGCTTGCCAAAAGACTGGAGGAGAGGGCGCGCAAATTGCAGGAGGCTAACCTCAAAATG GTGAGCGCTCCAGCGCTGATAAGGCCCGGATCAGTGGAACATTACAAGAGGGCATTTGCACGACAGCGAGCACGTGACCTGGCCCAGCACGCCGACGCACTCTTGTGCAAGGAGAAGGAGATTGCCGCGCTGCAGCAGAACTTCAGGGAACTGGAAGCACAACTTGGCACTGCTAAC GGTTCTCCCGTCCCATCAGTCAGAGTGGAATTTGAGAAACTGCTCAGGGAGTCTCAGAGAGAAGTTCTCCGGCTTCAAAGGCAACTGGCCGTCACCTCAACCACCCAGCACCAAAACCAAAATCCCGATCCTGGTGGCCCAGAGAAGTGTGAGACACCTGCTCAGATGGTGGATGAGGAAGGgaag GTTGTAGGAGAGACCCCGCCGCGTGTGCCGTTAGATGAATCTCCATCTAGGTGTGAGAAGACTCccggagaggaggaggaggagtcggGGCTGCCAGTGACGCCCCCGCACCCGGGCCTCAGCCCGACTCCCCCCCAGGAGGAGAAAAATTCCCAGAAGCATCTTCACTATCTA GAGAGCGAGCTGacaaagaagagaaaagaatGTGAAAATCTTGAGCATGAAGCAAAGAAGCGGCAGAAGAAATGCCTGGATTTG GAGAGCCAGCTTGAGGATGAGCAGGGCAAAAATGAGAAGCTAGAGGAGGAGGCACATCTCCTCAGGAGGAAGGCGCAGCTGCTCGACCAG ACTCGAGTTGACAATGACGATTTGAAGGAAGAACTCTCCAAAGTGAGCGCTCAACACAATTCAGTTCTCGAGGAGAACCAGAGACTCTGTGCCAAACTGGAGAACCTAGAGCAGGTCCTAAAG CATATGCGAGAGGTCGCTGAGCGAAGGCAGCAGTTGGAATTGGAACATGAGCAGGCTCTGGCTATCCTTAAGTTCAAGCAGGATGAAATCAAACGCTTACAGCGA gctcAGTTATTTGCCAAGAGGGAGCATGAAGGAGTGGTCCAGATGTTGGAG AGTACACTGGACTGCATGCAG TCAAAGGTGCGAGATCTGGAGGAGAAGTGTCGCAGCCAGAGTGAACAGTTTGGCTTGTTGTCCCGAGAGTTGGAGAAGTTTCGACTGCAGGCCTCAAAGTCGGACCTGGCCGGCGCCGCCCTTCTCAACCACCCCGGCCTCTCTGTTCTGACAAATGGAGTGGGCCTTTctacagatcgag ACTGCACAGATGGCTCATGGGATATGGAGTCTCTGAGCGAAATAGCCTTCTGGAGTCTCGAGGGAGGTGACACTCCCTCCTGCCCCGAGGGTAACG ATGTGGCTGCGGCACTTCGCAGCATGGGGAGCACCCCGCACGCCGCCGGGCTGTCCAGAGCGGAACGCTCGCCGCTCACCAAGCATCGAGAGCTTCCCACCATCAGTGTCAGCAAGTCGGCCAACTCCTCCAGCAAGTCTGAGACTGCAAACCTCACCCCGAAGTCTGAGGGCCACCTTAGTCCGCACAAATCGAGCCCAACACACGAG GTCGACACAGCCAGTGAGGTGGAGGAGCTGGATGTGGACCTGGCCCCTGCACCTTACGCTGCCAGCAGAGGCGCATCAAAGCTGCAGGTTTTTATTGCACGATACAG CTATAATCCTTACGATGGGCCCAATGACAACCCCGAAATGGAGCTACCACTCACTGCAGGAGAATACATCTATGTGTACGGAGGCATGGATGATGACGGCTTCTATGAAG GCGAGTTGGTAGACGGAAGGAGAGGGCTGGTCCCCTCCAATTTCGTGGAACCCGTGTCAGATGACGACGTCATGGGTACGGATCCGCCAGAGACTATTGAGCTAAGCCACAACAGCAGTTTGCACAGTGCCAGCCACCAGCATCACCTCCACGCAAGTGTCCGCGCCTCCGATAGAAGCGAGCTCTCTTCCGTCTGCGGCCCCGCCTCCGCCTCTTCCAATTCGGCCTTGGCTGTCTCAGCCCCCCTCACCAATGGCCTGGACTTGGATTTGGAGGAGGTGGGAGCGGACACTGTGCCTTACCCACGTAAGCTCACCCTCATCAAGCAGCTCGCCAAGAGCATCATCATCAGCTGGGACCCTCCGTCGGTGCCGGCCGGGTGGGGCAACGTGTGGAGTTACAACGTCTACGTGGACCAGGAGCTCCGGCTCAACGTGCCCTTCGGCGCCCAGACCAAGGCGGTGCTGGAGAGACTGGACATCAACCTCAAGGCTTACCGCGTGTCCGTGCAAAGCCTGACGGAAAAGGGACTTTCGGACCAGCTGCGCTGCAGCATGCTCATCGGCAGGGACGTTTGCGTGGCCCCGACGCAGCTGCGCGTGGACCGGCTCACGGCTACGTCCGCCAACCTGTCGTGGCTtcccagcaacagcaactACGTGCACATTGTGTTCTTGAATGAGGAGGAGTGCGAGCTGGTCAAGGCTGGCTGCTATTCGCTGTGCCTCAATAACCTCTTACCCAGCCTGCGGTACAGCGTCAAAGTGGAGGCGCGGCCGCACCGCACGCCTTGGGAGTTACCCGTGGAGCGACGTCAACGCACAAGTGCCACCATCAACTTCAGCACGCTAATGGCAG TTTCATGCCCGCAGTCTGGGAACGCAG GCCCCCCTGACGCTCCATTAGATGTACAGTTGGAGCACGGTCCTTCACCAGGTATCGCTCTCATCAGCTGGCTGCCCGTCACCATTGATTGTGCCGGGACCTCCAACGGAGTCCGTGTCACTGGATACACCATATATGCAGATAAGAAGAAg GTGCTGGAGGTGTCTTCTCCAACAGCCGGCAGCGCTCTGCTGGGACCCTCCCAGATCCAGTCCCTACAGGCAGCTCAGGAGCTCACTGTTCGCACCATGTCAGCACACGGGGAATCTTGTGACTCTTTCCCAGTCAACGTGCcgtccaaaatggccgccattaTGGCCGGTTCGCTCGCGAGCGCCCCGGTGGCGCCGCCCCACGCCTGCGAGCCCGTCGGAACCACAAACCTGCCCCCGTTATTGTCTTTGGGAAAGTCCGCTGCCAATGCCTCCCCAGTCTGCCCGTCACCTCCGAACAGAGACATTTCTAGCCTCACAGCGGAGGCCGCTGCCAACTCTCCCCAAGTCCCACACTCACCAGCCTCATTTGTAAAGGCCTGGGCCGACCCCACGTCCGCACCCGAGGCCACGTCGCCCGTTACGTCGCTCGTCACCCCAGTG CAGATGACGTGCCCTGCTTGGTCGGCTCCCCAAGCGCCTCCTGTAATGGCGGTCGCACAAACACCAGAGGCGCCACCGCCGGCGGCGACCACGTCGGATCAACGCAGAGATGCCGATAGCCCCGGAACGATACGTCCCTTCCCATCCATTACAGATTTCATCGAAGATCCCTGTGCCAAACTGGAAGCGCCGGAGCGCGTCCCCACACCGCCCGAAGCCCCAATCACAGACCTCCTTAACCCTTCGGACACTTTAATCCTTCGACCCCCGAGTACTTCACCGCTGGACTCTGAGGTTGAGGAGGAACAAGAGAACAAACGCTTAGTGTCAATTGAGGAGTTTTTGAGACAAGACAAGGACCCAGCGTACACAAAGGGACAACAG AGCTTTGGCACAGAGCCACCCAATGACTACCTGGCTGACAATAGCCGCTCAGACCTGTCTGACATCctagaagaggaagaagaagttTACTCCGACCACCTGGCGGAAGCGCCCAACAGGGGATACACAATTACAGCTGGCAGA GTAACCAAATCGGAGCCTTCAGACAGTGATGAAGATGTTCTTGAGAGGATCCTTAAGTTGCCCCTTCAGCCGTACCACGACAAGCAGCTGTTTAATATTCCCGAGGTGACAGAGGAAGAAGACGGCCCTTCACGTCATCACATACAGATTCAACAGAGGCCCGGCCACCTTCAACCCAGAGGCTTCCTTCGTCAGTATCACCACCATCCACAGCAGCACCACTTCAACGTGGATCCCGGATCCCTCACTAAAGAGCCTTTAACGAAGCAAGTCAAACCCAAGACGCAGCACAGAGTTCACTATTCGGATGCAGCCGACGCTGTCGGTTATGCCGAAGAAAAAGAAGTGCGTGGATGTGAAGGTCCGGCCACCAGGCGAGGTCCCGTCCGCTGTCCTGCCCCCAACAAAGACAGAGTACTACTTCGAGGGTTAGGGGACCGCCTTAGGAGGGAGGCCATGCTCCGGAGTCAGAAGGCTGCAACGGCGGCAGCGTCTAACTCGGGCCATGACCCTACCCCGCCGCCAAGAACCTACCCAGTAAGCAAAACAGTACGCACCGTCAAATCACCAATTGGGCGTCGGATGGAGATTGACGTGGACTATGGGACGGATGACAATGAGGAAGCAGATGCCACAGGGGAAGTGGTGCTAGAACAGATGAGCTCAGAGTGGTGGATCGAAAGCGCTCCAGTGGAGCACAGAGGACCTTCCTACCGCCAAGGAAGAAAGACCTTG GAGCCCAGTCAACTAACAAGATTGGAGGCGGGTCCATCATGGGGGCCGGACTCCAAATCAGTGGCTTTGCAAAGCCAGCAGCCGAAAG GTTCTTTTGACTCAGCCAAGAAAAAAGGAGATCCCAGCCAATTGCGCATCTTTGTGGCCCTCTTCCCTTATGAGCCTGCCACCATGTCACCTAACCCGGACGCCGCTGAGGAAGAGCTGCCTTTTCGAGAAGGACAGATTATCACA GTTTACGGTGATAAAGATTCAGACGGGTTCTACCGAGGAGAGTCCGCTGGTCGTTCGGGCTACGTGCCTTGCAACATGGTGTCCGAGATCCAGGTGGAGGATGAAGAAACCCGGCAGCAGCTTCTGCAGCAGGGCTTCTTATCAACCCCAGCGCCCGTAGAGAAGATAG GCActcgcacacatgcacagctccCACGTCGCCCTGTTCCACCGGCCAAACCGAGACGATCCAAGAAAG